In Sulfolobales archaeon, a single genomic region encodes these proteins:
- a CDS encoding Panacea domain-containing protein — MKIAIPLLSDIILYMVSRFPRGVGRTRLTKLLFLVDAISSKELGHRVTGVGWKRWFFGPFSREVLDALDTLVRSERLYVDAGPEVRYIALGEPPSLPEDVKRVIDKVIREYGFMPLKMLLTRVYEEYSIESLGMGEKIAFDWYREIFELARSVDRDRDSVIELVGRLYDEYREAFEMLPKEMLALYAIAAGHLSTYDVKRLNEITKDLLDLLEEMNKHASSKEPLPTDIKNRAKNLYTEILNIAAEAIRS; from the coding sequence GTGAAGATCGCTATTCCGCTGTTGAGCGATATTATACTCTATATGGTCTCCCGCTTCCCAAGGGGTGTTGGGCGTACGCGTTTGACGAAGCTTCTATTCCTAGTCGATGCTATATCTTCTAAGGAGCTTGGGCATAGAGTTACAGGTGTTGGGTGGAAGCGATGGTTCTTCGGACCCTTCTCAAGGGAGGTTCTTGATGCTCTTGATACTCTGGTTAGATCGGAACGTCTATATGTTGATGCTGGACCCGAGGTGAGATATATAGCCTTGGGAGAGCCGCCTTCTCTCCCAGAGGATGTGAAAAGAGTTATAGATAAGGTGATTAGAGAGTATGGTTTCATGCCTTTGAAGATGTTGCTTACAAGGGTGTATGAGGAGTATAGCATAGAGAGCCTCGGCATGGGTGAGAAGATAGCATTCGACTGGTATAGAGAGATCTTCGAGCTTGCTAGGAGCGTAGATAGGGATCGAGATAGTGTTATCGAGCTGGTGGGAAGGCTATACGATGAGTATAGAGAAGCATTCGAAATGCTACCAAAGGAGATGCTAGCCCTCTACGCAATAGCCGCGGGACACCTCTCAACATATGATGTTAAACGTCTTAACGAGATAACAAAGGATCTACTAGATCTGTTAGAGGAGATGAATAAACACGCATCATCAAAAGAACCACTACCAACAGATATCAAGAATAGGGCAAAGAATCTATATACCGAGATCCTCAACATAGCAGCAGAGGCTATTAGAAGCTAA